In Candidatus Desulfofervidus auxilii, one genomic interval encodes:
- the mntA gene encoding type VII toxin-antitoxin system MntA family adenylyltransferase antitoxin codes for MKKLSKKEKEKIRLYFERQPEVIVVYLFGSQCQKEIKTPNDVDLAILLKEEISLRKLLQFRAELKRIIGISNLDIVVLNNAPPLLKYEIISSGEVILVKDDNIQFKFESQSYLHFFDTHYLRKVQDNYLLSDDS; via the coding sequence ATGAAAAAACTTTCAAAAAAAGAAAAAGAAAAAATCAGGCTATATTTTGAAAGACAGCCTGAAGTAATAGTAGTTTATCTATTTGGTTCTCAATGTCAAAAGGAAATAAAAACACCCAATGATGTTGACTTGGCAATTTTATTAAAAGAAGAAATATCCTTACGGAAACTGTTACAATTTAGGGCTGAGCTTAAAAGAATAATAGGAATTAGCAATTTAGATATAGTGGTTTTAAATAATGCTCCTCCACTTCTTAAATATGAAATTATATCTTCTGGTGAGGTAATTTTAGTAAAGGATGATAATATTCAATTTAAATTTGAATCACAATCCTATTTACATTTTTTTGATACTCATTATTTAAGAAAAGTTCAGGACAACTATTTATTGAGTGATGATTCTTAA
- the hepT gene encoding type VII toxin-antitoxin system HepT family RNase toxin, with protein MILKERIIKERVKELKEVIENLKEISQLSQDEFVSSYKHYWLAERGLQLAAEILFDIGNHILAGYYKISAKDYEDILDKLKEMKVISPNLRNRLLGLGGFRNILVHEYLIIDRNKIYDELKTGLIDFEDFIKETISWLKKVK; from the coding sequence ATGATTCTTAAAGAGAGAATTATTAAGGAAAGAGTTAAAGAGTTGAAGGAAGTCATTGAAAATCTTAAAGAAATTTCTCAATTATCTCAAGATGAGTTTGTTTCAAGTTATAAACATTATTGGTTAGCAGAAAGAGGATTACAATTAGCAGCGGAAATTTTATTTGATATAGGAAACCATATTTTAGCTGGATATTATAAGATAAGTGCCAAAGACTATGAAGACATCCTTGACAAATTAAAGGAGATGAAAGTAATAAGTCCTAATTTGAGAAACAGATTATTAGGTCTAGGTGGATTTAGGAATATCTTGGTGCATGAATATTTGATAATAGACCGAAATAAAATTTATGATGAGTTAAAAACAGGCTTGATTGATTTTGAAGACTTTATCAAAGAAACCATCTCTTGGCTTAAGAAAGTGAAATAA
- a CDS encoding YncE family protein: MVNKLKTLFCTRHFLFLIGLIAVLLGCAQFKKQAGFEQGTLVVYLNSKTTPTSLNFTLEEIWIEDALGTKTVLPIQQKEINTSLPSQIILARGELKTGVYTKICFKITRAILLKRGEIYPLRLLNQGVVSIPITLRIFPHKTNNLFLNWAPETSIKAETFSPDIKVQKGKTGLKKLLLYVSNSGEDYLSVIDRGSHQVIDAITVGSAPKGMTLSKDGNYLYVANYLSNSISIIETMTNRLMDTIALNIGFGPNELTIPPFSRILYVTATDSNAVIAIDTLTKSILKKIEVGQRPIGIASSADGQYVYVANTFSNNISVIETYNNKVVNTIGVGGEPKYISIYQRYIVVSNSQSNNLMFIDSHSLKVVSTAFVPSQPGRIIPGLRGWVYVAGQRSNDISFVTPMLNIAPRKLSVGKHPSGMTLDKDRKLLYVANLRDNTVSVLDLIKEEEIDKIEVGDKPYDLVLVGD; encoded by the coding sequence ATGGTAAATAAACTTAAAACCCTTTTCTGCACAAGGCATTTTTTATTTCTCATAGGCTTAATTGCAGTTCTCTTGGGCTGTGCCCAGTTCAAAAAACAAGCAGGTTTTGAACAAGGAACGCTGGTAGTTTATTTGAATTCAAAGACCACTCCTACTTCACTTAATTTTACTTTAGAAGAAATATGGATAGAAGATGCGTTAGGCACAAAGACCGTTCTACCTATTCAGCAAAAAGAGATTAATACTTCTCTGCCTAGTCAAATTATCCTGGCCCGAGGCGAACTGAAAACAGGAGTTTACACTAAAATATGTTTTAAAATAACCAGGGCTATTTTACTAAAAAGGGGTGAGATATACCCCTTAAGATTACTTAACCAAGGCGTGGTAAGCATTCCTATTACTTTAAGGATTTTTCCTCATAAGACTAATAACCTGTTTTTAAATTGGGCACCTGAAACTTCTATAAAAGCAGAGACATTCTCACCTGATATAAAAGTCCAGAAAGGAAAAACAGGCTTAAAAAAACTGTTGCTTTATGTGAGTAATTCTGGAGAAGATTATCTCTCAGTAATAGATAGAGGCTCTCATCAAGTAATTGATGCTATTACCGTAGGAAGTGCACCTAAAGGGATGACCCTTTCAAAAGATGGTAATTATCTTTATGTAGCTAATTACTTATCTAATAGTATTTCTATTATAGAAACCATGACTAACCGATTAATGGATACCATTGCCTTAAATATAGGTTTTGGCCCAAATGAGCTTACCATACCCCCATTTAGCCGCATCCTTTATGTCACAGCCACAGACTCTAATGCTGTAATAGCCATTGATACCTTAACTAAAAGCATCCTTAAAAAAATAGAGGTAGGACAAAGGCCTATAGGCATTGCCAGTAGTGCTGATGGTCAATATGTCTATGTAGCCAATACCTTTTCTAATAACATTTCAGTAATTGAAACATACAACAATAAAGTGGTTAATACCATAGGAGTGGGAGGAGAACCTAAATATATTAGTATTTACCAAAGATATATCGTTGTCTCTAATAGTCAATCAAATAATTTAATGTTTATTGATAGTCATTCACTAAAGGTAGTCTCTACTGCCTTTGTCCCCAGCCAACCAGGGAGGATTATTCCTGGATTAAGGGGTTGGGTTTATGTAGCAGGTCAACGTAGTAATGATATTTCCTTTGTTACTCCTATGCTCAATATAGCCCCTAGGAAGCTTTCTGTAGGTAAGCACCCATCTGGGATGACCTTAGATAAAGATAGAAAGCTGCTTTATGTAGCTAACCTTAGAGATAATACAGTAAGTGTCCTAGATTTGATAAAGGAAGAGGAAATAGACAAGATAGAGGTAGGAGATAAACCCTACGACTTAGTCTTAGTGGGCGATTAA